The DNA segment gttttatttagttttagcacTGGCAGCTGTTTCTTTCCTCTTCATTACATGTGTTGTTGTTATAATATCAGTGAAGATCTACAGGTGGAGACAGTCTCGCGTTTTATATCAGTCCAATCTTCCAGTTATTCCGTACTATCCACCCGGTTACACAGACATTGGAGTTACTGGAACTCTGCCGCACATGTATAATTATGATGTTTGCATGACGACTAATTCGAGGATGAGTGACTGTAAATATTCTACACTTGGTGGGAAGAGTGTTTTAGTGGTGGATCCTAGTTTCACAGAGACTATGCAGCGTGCCATGAAGGAAAACCAGTTGTTTCAAGATGATTCATCGGAATTGGTAAGACCTCTTTTCATTTGCAcatattcatttgttttatttcagctgtgtgtgaaacTATTTGTGGTGGGGGGAAACAAGGAAATACATTCTCTAGTTGTTACTGGAGCTTCATATTATTTTATTCcatgtcaatatatatatttattatctatACATATAATATGTCATGCATTAGATTAATTTATatgttgttaatatatatatatatatatatatatatatatatatatatatatatatatatatatatatatatatatatatatatagagagagagagagagagagagagagagagagagagcatgtcaTTGCACTTATTCTACTCTGAGGGCCGCTGTTGATCAATGAATAGTGATTGTTTGTAGGTTGGTCTCATGACGTGGGTCGCATTGGAGAGGTCTGTGGAGAACCCTACAGACATTGCGTGCGGTAGATAGATAAAAAACACGTAATTTTTTGGACGTTTTAAAAgcgtttatattttatttctgcgTTGATCTTTTGGCCGATTGGGTCGTAGACATGGCCATGAAAGGCGATATTCGACGTCTTTCAACCCTCCACTTCGGCACACAGGCTTTTTTTTATCGAGTGTGCCGGTGGAAAGTTCTCCTGGTCGTAACTGTTTGTGCTTTGTCTAACATCAATGCTCAGATTCGTTATTCTGTTCCAGAAGAAATGAGAAAAGGATCGCTGATCGGAAATATTGCAAATGATCTCGGTCTGGATGTTAAAAGAATGCGCGATGGCCGAGCTCGCATCGTTTCGGGAGAGAGTGCTGAGTACGCGGAGCTGAAGACAGACAAAGGGACAATGGTTGTAAATGAGAGGATAGATCGAGAGGAGCTTTGCGCTGAAATTATTCCTTGCAGCTTCACTCTGGAAATAATAATTGACAACCCTATGGAGCTACATCATGTAACGGTAGAAATATTGGATGTTAACGATCACTCTCCAACATTCCCTAAGGACGAAATATATCTCGAAATAAGCGAATCGGCCACCTCAGGGTCTCGTTTCTTACTCGGCAGTGCAGATGATCCTGATGTTGGTGTTAATGCGCTTCAAAATTATATTCTTTCACCAAATGAAAACTTTATTCTAAAGCAGCTTTCACGACCTGACGGTGTTAAATATGCTGAAATGGTGCTTCAGAAGCCTTTAGATAGAGAGCAAAACCCtcgtctttctctcactcttacagCAGTTGATGGAGGATCCCCTCAAAGGTCTGGTAATGTGAGAATAGATGTTACAGTGTTGGATGGCAATGATAACGCACCAATATTTAACCAGTCCGTTTACAGAGTCACCATTgaagaaaatgcaaataaaggAGCATATATTACAACAGTTAATGCAAGTGATGCAGATAGTGGATCAAATGGCCTTGTAAAATACAGCTTTGCAAATTTAAAAGGTAACGTCGCAGATATTTTCAAAATAGATGAAATTAGTGGTGTAATAACGCTGTCTGGCGTCCTTGATTATGAAAAAGCAAAGAAATACGAAATAGGGATAGAGGCTAAAGATCAAGGTGGTTTAGGGGGCTCTGCAAAAGTTATAGTTGATTTAATGGATGTTAATGATAACTCACCAACTGTTACAGTAATGTCATTTTCAAGTCCAGTAGCGGAGGATGCTGCTCTAGGTACAACTATAGCAATCCTGAATGTAAAAGATCTGGATGCCGGAGACAATGGTCTAATTAGCTGCACAATTTATCCACCTACACCATTCAAGTTACAGTCATCATTACGAAACTATTACGCCATTGTAACTGATGCTTTTCTTGATCGTGAACATGTTCCAGAATACAATATTACGATAACAGCGATGGATTCAGGGTCTCCATCACTATCAAGTAAGACATTTTTGAACCTTAAAGTGTCTGACGTTAATGATAATTCTCCTAAATTTCAAAAGTCTGTTTATACGGCTTGTGCCATTGAGAATAACTCACCTGGTTTATCCCTGTTTACGCTAAGCGCTCATGACTCTGATTCAAACCAGAATGCGCgtgtttcatattttcttgacGAAACTACAGTAGCTGGCTCCCATGTGTCTTCTTACATTTCTATAAATGCTGATAGTGGAGTGGTCTATGCGGTACGATCTTTCGATTATGAGCAAATGAAAAATATTAGGATTAGTGTAAAAGCCCAGGATGGAGGTTCTCCCCCTCTCAGCACAAACGTGACTTTAGATATTGTTATCCAAGATGAGAACGACAATGCTCCTCAGGTACTGTATCCAGTACAGACGGGTGGCTCTCTAGTGGCTGAGATTGTACCTCGTTCAGCAGATGTTGGCTATCTCGTGACTAAAGTTGTGGCTGTTGATGTGGACTCTGGACAGAACGCCTGGCTCTCCTACAAACTACAGAAAGCTACAGACAGGGCGTTGTTTGAAGTGGGCCCACAGAACGGAGAGATACGGACTGTGCGACAGGTCACTGATAAAGATGCTGTGAAACAGAAGCTCACTGTTGTTGTGGAGGATAACGGACAGCCATCTCGTTCAGCTGTAGTAAATATTAATGTAGCTGTAGCTGACAGTTTCCCTGAAGTGTTGTCAGAATTTACAGACTTTACACATGGCAAGGAATACAACGATAACCTgacgttttatttagttttagcgCTGGCTGCTGTTTCTTTCCTCTTCATTACCTGTGTAGTAGTTATAATCTCAGTGAAGATCTACAGGTGGAGACAGTCTCGCAATTTCTATCAGTCTAATCTTCCAGTTATCCCGTGCTATCCACCCGGTTATACAGACACTGGAGTTACTGGAACTCTGCCACACGTGTATAACTATGATGCTTACATGACATCTGAGTCGAGGAAGAGTAATTGTAAATATTCTACACTTGGTGGACAGAGTGTTCTACTGGTGGACCCCAGTTTCAAAGAGACTCTGCAACGTGCGATGAAGGAAAAAAACTTTCTGGACGATGTCGGTTCTTCAGAACTGGTAAGAACTTGCTAAATATTGCTAAACTGTTATCGTTGCTAATGTagtagcagcagcaacaacaacataATCAGTATAATAAacaacaactacaactactactactaataataagaagaataataagaataagaagaagcagaattattattattattaatattattattattattgttgttgttgttgttgttgttgttgtaaagcAATTAAATGTAAGGGTCTCCCTAGTGGTTTCAGCACCTTGTCGTGGACAGCGACAGACAATGGCTTGTCTGATCAAACTTCTAATTAGAGTGAGCTTTTTAAAATGATCCTTGGTTGAATTGTATTCAACCAGTCTGCCCAgtgtttttaattgtattatatttttctgttgttctttgtttctctctGAAGTTGCTTTTTAATCTTGGTCTCTAAGTGCCGCTGTTGATCCTTATAAAACGTTCGCGTTATGGCATACCTGTGAGCTGCAGACTCATTAACAAGGGGAGTGGCCGCGACTGACGAGAAAGCGGCAGTCAGCTTCATTGACGTTTGTGATTGCTTATAATTTTCTGTAATTTCCAAGAAATAGTTAAAACAGTGCACCCGGATCCGTGGACTGTCGGTTGTTTTTGATGAAATTATATCTGTAACAATGGGCTTTGAATCAACGAGGGAATTATGTGAATCCAGGAGAGCAATATGGCTGTTATGTCCTTGTTTGAGCTGGCAAGTACTTCTCTGTTTCTTTGCTTGTGCTGTCCCGTTTGCAGGCGGTCAAATTCGCTATTCTATTTCAGAGAAGCAGAGGAAAGGATTACCGAGATTACTCATGACAAGGAAAACAACAACAATCTGacgttttaattatttttagcaTCTAAACAGTCATTTAGTTATCCCATACTATCCAGCTGGTTACACAGACACAAAGTTACTGGAACTCGAATGACATTTACTGGAACTCGACGAAGAGCAACTGTAAATATTATTGGTGGGCAGAGTGTTTTAGTGGTGGATCCTAGTTTTGCAGAGACTATGCAGCGTGCCATGAAGGAAAATATTTGATTGAAGATAAATATTCTCTAGAGCTGGTAAGACTTGatgttttaaatgtgaatatATGTTTTGTGTGTCTTCATGTTATGCTACAAGCGAAGGTGCAGCGCACAGACAACAACGACTTTTGGGTAATAGCCATAATAGCGACATTTACTACTTACACGCCACAGAAGCTAAGTCTCAGCTTAGTTTCCATTATGACGGTGATTATTTAAAACggccaaaaacaacaaaaaaacggaCAATTTCACCAGCCATCTCTGACAACACTAAGAACCCCTATATGACAACACTTTAAACTAAAATACCTTTTTTCTACAAATCCTAAACAAATCCCCACATATCATGGCAACACTCCCATGTGACATCACATAACAGgactaaaaatgtattaaaaattaataaataaataaattgcagaaACTATACCAAATTGTCTACAAAAAGTATCTTACTTAACAGTTAGTTTCCTTAAAATAATAGTTAAACGCCGTACGTTATTTCCGTATTTCACTTGTACATAATTATTTTTGTAAACATCGCAcgacaaaatataaaaaagtctaTTCTAGTCATTTTTAGATAGAGTTATTTTACAgtgtactatattattattattattattattattattattattattattattattgttgttgttgttgttgttgttgttgttgttgttgttgttgttagtacTAGTAGTATTCGTAttagtagtggtggtagtagtagtaataacggTTGTTGTTGaagtagtaataatagttgttgttgtggttgttattatttcatttcatttaatataGCACGCTTATAAAATGTGTTAGTCAAATCATTCACATATATAGTTTAGTACGTTTttgttttatatgattttatattacattatactaGATTTGCTAGTACATAGAATTCCACTGTAGTTCATCTTTTTGTCTGAGTGGGCCGCTGTTCGTCAACACTTGGGTTGTGTCTATTTAAATCCTcctctctttgaatacttaataTCAGTGAGAAAAGATAAAAGCGTCTGCTGGGTTTGTGTTTGGCTTGTGGTTTTATCCATTTCGGGGACACTGGTGTTtttgttttacacatttacaGACCATAGACAAGTAtgcatgatttttcttttttttttggcgataACAAGCTCAACTGGGTAAATATGAGTTCTGCTATGTTCCTTGCTATACGCTTTGTCCTCGTCCTTTCTTTTCACTCTGCGGTCGGCCAGGTCAGTTATTCCATTCCTGAAGAAATGGCAAAAGGATCGATAGTTGGAAACATTGCTCAAGATTTAGGACTGGATTTAAAACGCTTAACATCTGGGAAAGCGCGTATATTTACAGAGGACAGCGCTGAATACATCGACCTGGACAGAGAGAGGGGTCTGCttcttattaaaagaaaaatagatCGTGAGTCTCTTTGTGCAAAAACGACCCCATGTGCTCTACATCTGCAGACGATTCTCGACAACCCGATGGAAATGTACACGATTACCGTTGAAGTCACGGACATAAACGATAACGCGCCTATTTTTCCAAAAAATGACATTAGGTTTGAGATAAGCGAGACAGCTGTAACTGGGGCGCGGTTTATGCTTGGGAGAGCTGTAGATGCGGACGTGGGAATCAATGGACTTCAAAGGTATTCACTTAAACCGACGGATAATTTTAATTTAGAACTGCACGATCAAGCAGATGGTGGTAAAAACGTTGAGATTGTTTTACGGAAACCTCTTGATAGAGAAAAGGACGATGTACTTGAAATGATGTTGTCAGCATTTGACGGAGGTGATCCTTTGTTATCTGGAACCGCCCAGATACATATTAGAGTGTTGGATGCCAACGATAATGCTCCAGTTTTTATGCAGAGGACTTATAAAGCAATAATAACTGAAAACTCAGAAAGTGGAACCAAATTGACCACTGTAAGCGCCTCGGATGCAGATGACGGTTCCAACAGTCATGTTACGTATCACGTTTCTGACACAGTGGACAGCCATGTCGCCGATATGTTTTTCTTAAATCAGCAAACTGGTGATCTGTTCCTTAAAAGCCAGGTTGACTATGAACAGGCGACATATTACCAGCTTGACATCCAGGCTAGAGATGCAGGTGGACTCTCTGATTCTTGTAAGGCAGTTATTGAAGTGTTGGATGTTAACGATAACCAGCCATTAATTAGCATTCTTTCAATGTCAAGTTCTGTATCTGAGATGTCTAAGATTGGTACTGTAGTTGCCATGATGAAAGTGAATGACCCAGATTCGGATATGAATGGAAAAGTGCAGTGCACAGTCAGTGAGAATGTTCCGTTTTCTATTATAACTCCGTCAAACAATTTCTTTAGCTTGCGCACAGAGCAGGAATTGGACAGGGAGAGAGATTATGAGTATAATATCACTGTGATGTGCTCTGATGAAGGGGTTCCCTCACTCTCCAGCAGCGTTTCTATCAGTTTACAGGTATCAGATGTTAATGATAATGCTCCAGTCTTTGAAAGACGCAGCTATGAGGCCTTTGTGGTGGAGAACAACACACCAGGTCTCTCTATTTTCACAGTGAAGGCCAGTGATGCAGACTCCAACCAAAATGCCCATGTTTCTTACATTTTAGAAGACAGCACTGTTAATGGGGCTCCTGTATCATCATATGTCTCAATCAGTCCTGACAGCGGAGTCATTAGTGCTTTGCGTTCTTTCGACTTTGAGCAGTTGAAGCTCTTCCATTTCCGCGTAAAAGCACAGGATAGAGGCTCTCCTCCATTTAGTAGTAACGTGACAGTGACTATTAAAATCCAAGATAAGAACGACAACGCTCCTCAGGTTCTGTATCCAGTACAGACTGGTGGCTCTCTGGTGGCTGAGATTGTGCCTCGTTCAGCAGATGTTGGCTATCTCGTGACTAAAGTGGTGGCTGTTGATGTGGACTCTGGACAGAACGCCTGGCTCTCCTACAAACTAcagaaagctacagacagagcgTTATTTGAAGTGGGACCACAGAATGGAGAGATAAGGACTGTGCGCCAGGTCACCGATAAAGATGCTGTAAAACAGAAGCTCACTGTTGTTGTGGAGGATAACGGACAGCCATCTCGTTCAGCTGTAGTAAATATTAATGTAGCTGTAGCGGACAGTTTCCCTGAAGTGCTGACAGAGTTCACAGACTTTACACACGGCAATGAATACAACGATAACCTgacgttttatttagttttagcacTGGCTGCTGTTTCTTTCCTCTTCATTACATGTGTTGTTGTTATAATATCAGTAAAGATCCACAGGTGGAGACAGTCTCGTATTTTCTATCAGTCCAAGCTCCCAGTTATCCCGTACTATCCACCAGGTTACACAGACACTGGAGTTACTGGAACACTGTCACACATGTATAATCATGACGTTTGTATGACAACCAACTTGAGGAAAAGTGACTGTAAATATTCTACGCTTGGTGGGCAGAGTGTATTAGTAGTGGATCCTAATTTCACAGAGACTATGCAGCGTACCATGAAGGACAAATACTTACTGGATGACACAGATTCTCCAGAACTGGTAAGGAGACATTATTGTACAAAAGTTTGATTACTTCTGTgatgtaattttttaaaacatatttgttcACCTGAATGTTGCATCAGTAAGTGGGTCTTTTCTCTAAAGAAGAGAGTAACTTAGCTGTGGAAAGCGTTACTTTTCCCATGACTTATTTTGATAGATTTCTGCACAAATTTAAACTAAACATTAATTCATTGGATTTTCAGTCCTAAAGGTAGACAGGATTAACACAATTAAACAAATATGACACATATATTTAAAAGggaatttatttttttgagaaaacATATGCAGTTTTAAATTATTACATGTTTGtaagtgtaaaatatatgtaattcTTTTGAGTCAGATGTTACCAGGAAATGTGATGACAGTCATGAGTTATTAAGCAGCCctgttttatataaataacaGAGATCTGTCAAAGTATGATTATCAGAACACATCTTTTTGAAAGTTTATCATGACTCATACAGAAGAGATTCCATTGATTTTGTAAAAAGGGTTGTTGTTCCTCATTAAAATGAAATTTGCTGCTGATCTACAATTTGTTTAAGAGTACATGGACTAGTCAGTTATGTATGATATAATATCATTGTATCCATAAGTACATACGTAATCACAAAAATTAACAATGTTTGAACAGATGAGACCACAATCATGCTTTTGGCTTAAggtaaaactgcacattttacatttacattatatttgaAGAAAAGAAAGCACAGCATTAAATCATAAAACCTTTTCCTTATCTGTGAAACAGAATGGAGGCAGTATCATGTTTTGTGACATATAGCTACACCTGATGGAGGACAACGTGCCATCATTGATTTATCAATAGTTTTACTAATACATTTTGAAGCCATATATTTAGACATGTCAATTATCGGAATTCAACACTAAGTTGGTCATGTGCAGGGTCAACAATTTAAGCACACAAATGGTTATACAAAATAGTTAGAATAGTTAAACACAATAAAGTAAATGATTTGCAAAAGGTGTACAAACAATTACTATTCACATGTCCAAAAtgttgtctcatttgtttgatttgctTCTCCTTGTCTGATAACTTACACTACATAATGTATGTAATAATTCTcacatttttattgtaatatacagaAATTCAAGGGCATTCATGTACAAATGGAGCACACATTAATATTAAACGTTAACAGTGAATATACGCTATTAGTTGTGTGATGAAGAAAGTAACTACGTAAATGTGCATACAGTTTTATGTAATTTCAAAGCACAATACATTAAATATCCAAATATTATTACCTGCTTGTAGTTCCCTTTTTTGGCTCAGAGGGCCGCTGTTGAACTGCTGTGGGTTTGCGCTGTGGTTAAGCTCGTCTAACCCCTCTCAACGAATCTCCTTGTCCCCGAAAGAAAAGAATGAAGGCAGGTTATCCGTGCAGTGTATAAGTAATGCTATTGTAAAATAGCTTGCTGTAAACTAGTTACATATTCAATTTTTCGTTTCTGTGGATCCAAAAACACCGCTGTAAGGATGGGAATTTTGCTCAGCTCAGATAAAGGAGTGTCCTTGTTTGCTTTATGGCATATCGTACTGCTTTTTCTGGTCTTTTGTTCTCGCATCGTGTTTGGGCAGATGACTTATTCCATTCCAGAGGAAATGCAGAAAGGCTCTACAATTGGAAATATCGCTCAGGATTTGGGTTTGGATCTGAAACGACTGAAGGCCGGGAGAGCTCGGATTTATACAGGCGATAATATGGAATACATTGAGCTCAACCGAGACAACGGACGACTTCTCATCAAAGAAAGCATTGATCGTGAGTCTCTGTGCGCAAAAATCACCCCATGTGCTCTGCATCTCCAAATGATTCTGGATAATCCGATGGAGTTATATTCTGTTACTGTCGAAATTAAAGATCTAAACGATAATTCCCCTTATTTTCAGAAGAGCGAAATTAGGTTTGAGATAAGCGAGTCAGCAGCGGTGGGGGCCAGATTCGTGTTGGGCAGAGCTGTGGATCCAGACGTGGGAGTCAATGGACTTAGTACTTATTCTCTTAACCCTACAAAGAACTTTGTTTTAGATGAGCAATCTGATGTGGGAAAAACTATAGAGATGGTGTTGCAACAACCCCTTGATCGAGAAAAGGAAGAACGATTAAATTTGTTGTTGACAGCGTTTGATGGAGGAGAACCACGGCTATCGGGCACAATGAATATttatgtaaaagtactggatgcTAATGATAATGCGCCTGTTTTTTCCCAAAAGGCGTATAAAGCTACAGTAATTGAAAATGCAGCAAAAGGAACCAGACTGACATCCGTAAGCGCTACCGATTCAGATGAAGGCTCTAACAGTCTTGTGACCTATCACATATCTGACGCAGTAGACAACTCTGTGACTGACGTATTTGTTGTAGACTCCCAAAGTGGAGAGGTGACATTAAACGGTAAGATTGACTATGAAACATGCAACCATTATCAGCTTGATATCCAGGCTAGAGACCAGGGAGGGCTCTCTGACTCATGCAAGGTATTTATTGACGTATTAGACGTTAATGATCATCAGCCAGCAATTGACATCATTTCTATGTCCAGTTCTATATCCGAGGAGTCCAAGCCTAACACTGTCGTTGCCATGATAAAAGTAAATGACCCGGACTCGGGTGCAAATGGCCAAGTTCATTGTACCATCAGCGACAACATTCCATTTGCGGTGAATACACCATCCGATAATTTCTTTAGCCTGCGCACAGAGCAGGAACTGGACAGGGAGAGAGAGGCTGAGTACAACATCACTATGATGTGCTCTGATGAGGGAGTTCCCCCACTTTCCAGCAGCGTTTCTCTCCGTTTACAGATATCAGATGTTAATGATAATGCTCCAGTCTTTGAGAGAAGTAGCTACGAGGCCTTTGTGCTGGAGAACAACACACCAGGTCTCTCTATATTCAAAGTGAAGGCCAGGGATGCAGATTCGAATCAGAATGCCCGTGTTTCTTATATTTTAGAAGACAGTACTGTTAATGGGGTTCCTGTATCATCATATGTGTCTGTCAGTGCTGACAGTGGAGTCATTAATGCTGTACGCTCTTTCGACTATGAGCAGTTAAAGGACTTCCATTTCCGCGTAATTGCTCAGGATGGAGGCTCTCCTCCACTCAGTGGCAACGTGACAGTGACCATTGCAATCCAAGATCAGAACGACAACGCTCCTCAGGTACTGTATCCCGTACAGACTGGTGGATCTCTGGTGGCTGAGATTGTGCCTCGTTCAGCAGATGTTGGCTATCTTGTGACTAAAGTTGTGGCTGTTGATGTGGACTCTGGCCAGAACGCCTGGCTCTCCTACAAACTACAGAAAGTTACAGACAGGGCACTGTTTGAAGTGGGACCACAGAATGGAGAGATACGGACTGTGCGCCAGGTCACTGATAAAGATGCTGTAAAACAGAAGCTCACTGTTGTTGTGGAGGATAACGGACAACCATGTCGTTCAGCTGTAGTTAATATTAACGTAGCTGTAGCGGACAGTTTCCCGGAAGTGCTGTCAGAATTTACAGACTTTACAAAAAGCAAAGAATACAACGATAACCTgacgttttatttagttttagcacTGGCTGCTGTTTCTTTCCTCTTCATTACCTGTGTAGTTGTCATAATATCAGTGAAGATGTGGAGACAGTCTCGTATTTTCTATAAATCCAATCTCCCAGTTATTCCGTACTATGCACCTGGATACACAGACACTGGAGTTACTGGAACTCAAATGTATGACGTTTGCATGACGACTAACTCGAGGAAGAGTGACTGCAAATATTCTACACTTGGTGGGCGGAGTGTTTTGATGGTGGACCCCAGTTTCTCAGAGACTATGCAGTTTTCAACAAAAGAAAATAACTTTCTTGACGGTCAAGTATCTCCTGAGCTGGTAAGAGCATTTCATATACTTACTTGCATGTTGTTTGGCAGAAagtcctaaaaaaacaaaaacagacgaTAATCCCCCTACACTAATTAACACGAAAGACTattatatttttgttcttttttggaTTGCCTATATTTACTAATTTTAGTAAAACATGAATAGGATTCCGTTGTTTCACTTAACTTTTTGTAGCATTGATtctatattttgctttttttatagtAATGCTTCAAAATACAAATGTCCTGCTAAATGCTTTATTCGGAAACGCAGGAATTATAAAGAAATTGAACGTAAATTAATAGCATTTGCGTTCTTCCCTTAAATTTCAGCTAGTGGAAATCCAGTTACCTTATATTTTAACCTACTGACCTTATAAGGTTACACTGAGAAACTCCTTCTTTGACTGTACACTTCAGCTTGTTTCAGAACTGCATGTCCTGGACAGCACCACATCAGCGGAAATTATCTTGGCTTGTATTAACACCCTTTTTAATAACTGTTTTATAACTTTTTGCCATATGGGTTTGTTTTAGCATCACCATACTCACGTACTTATGTGGCTTTCCGTTTCCTTCAGATATTATGACAAATTAGAATGagttttttcttttctaattAAATTCTCTATATCAAAATCATTAATGTCAATTTCACAAATGTATTATACCTAGTTGTTCACTATTATAAAAATACTTTTCAAATAGCACCATTCTATATAACTCCGAGTTTTAAACCGTAACATACCATGTCTGTGTTCTGCAATGTATTTGTTATTGTATTCAGGCAAAGTAAATAATCACGACTTTCCTTTACGACACACTTCTAGATTTATTATATGTGTAATTCTCGATTTTGACTCACAGGGCCGCTGTTTATCAACGAAACTCCGTTTTAGGCTTTTTGTTTTCAGACCCACCCACAGTTGCAGAGGGGGAAAGGCTTTATCACTCTCCGTTAATGATTTACAATATGATACAAGAGCTTTTTTCGTCGTTTTATTCAATGTTTGATGACTAAGTTCACCTAGGATATTTGTTCATATAGTTTATTTAACCCTGAATTAGGatatatttttgatgtttttgttgcCGTGAAGAAGATGGCTGATTCGGTGGTCCTGAAAATGGCATTGTTCTTCGTAGTCCTTTCTGCTCACTCCTCTCTCGGACAGGTCAGTTATTCCATTCCAGAGGAAATGTCTAAAGGGTCGATGGTTGGAAATATTGCTCAGGATTTGGGACTCGATTTAAAAAGACTGCAATCTGGAAAAGCGCGGATCTTTACGGAGGACAGCACGGAATACATCGAGCTGAATAAGGAGAGGGGGGTGCTTCtcattaaagaaaaaatagatCGTGAGTCTCTTTGTGCAAAAACCACTCCCTGTGCATTACATATTCAAGTCATTCTGGAGAATCCAATGGAATTATACTATATTACTGTTGAAGTCACTGACATAAATGATAATGCTCCATTATTTCAGACCGAAGAAATCAGCTTTGAAATAAGCGAATCGGCTGTAACTGGAGCCAGGTTCACGTTAGAGAGAGCAATAGATGTCGACGTTGGTGCAAATGGACTTAAAAGCTACTCACTTAAACCTACAGATCATTTCGTTTTAGAATTACAGAATCAGGCTGGTGGCGATAAGAGAGTGCAGATGGTTTTACAAAAACCTCTAGACAGAGAAAAGCAAGAACGATTCACGTTATTGCTGACGGCGAATGATGGTGGTGAACCAGTTCTGTCT comes from the Astyanax mexicanus isolate ESR-SI-001 chromosome 20, AstMex3_surface, whole genome shotgun sequence genome and includes:
- the LOC111188804 gene encoding protocadherin beta-16-like isoform X25: MGILLSSDKGVSLFALWHIVLLFLVFCSRIVFGQMTYSIPEEMQKGSTIGNIAQDLGLDLKRLKAGRARIYTGDNMEYIELNRDNGRLLIKESIDRESLCAKITPCALHLQMILDNPMELYSVTVEIKDLNDNSPYFQKSEIRFEISESAAVGARFVLGRAVDPDVGVNGLSTYSLNPTKNFVLDEQSDVGKTIEMVLQQPLDREKEERLNLLLTAFDGGEPRLSGTMNIYVKVLDANDNAPVFSQKAYKATVIENAAKGTRLTSVSATDSDEGSNSLVTYHISDAVDNSVTDVFVVDSQSGEVTLNGKIDYETCNHYQLDIQARDQGGLSDSCKVFIDVLDVNDHQPAIDIISMSSSISEESKPNTVVAMIKVNDPDSGANGQVHCTISDNIPFAVNTPSDNFFSLRTEQELDREREAEYNITMMCSDEGVPPLSSSVSLRLQISDVNDNAPVFERSSYEAFVLENNTPGLSIFKVKARDADSNQNARVSYILEDSTVNGVPVSSYVSVSADSGVINAVRSFDYEQLKDFHFRVIAQDGGSPPLSGNVTVTIAIQDQNDNAPQVLYPVQTGGSLVAEIVPRSADVGYLVTKVVAVDVDSGQNAWLSYKLQKVTDRALFEVGPQNGEIRTVRQVTDKDAMKQKLTVIVEDNGQPSRSAVVNINVAVADSFPEIFSEFSDPVNDKDYNTNLTFYLVLALAAVSILFIFSVISIISVKIYRWRQKRLFYESAANLPVIPYYPPSYADGTLQHMYNYEVCGTTDSRMSDIKFAMPYSQNTLGRMSHMGTIHKENREEDDTQLNLEQKPPNNDWRMPPNQRPGPSGQHRFHTLQQRWTPYEKSRAGPRPEEAGAGAVGGTGPWPNPPTEAEQLQALMAAANANEATATLGPRYNAQYVPDYRQNVYIPGSTATLTANPQQQQMPQQALPPPQALPPTEAPKAAPTPASKKKVTKKDKK
- the LOC111188804 gene encoding protocadherin gamma-A8-like isoform X24: MGILLSSDKGVSLFALWHIVLLFLVFCSRIVFGQMTYSIPEEMQKGSTIGNIAQDLGLDLKRLKAGRARIYTGDNMEYIELNRDNGRLLIKESIDRESLCAKITPCALHLQMILDNPMELYSVTVEIKDLNDNSPYFQKSEIRFEISESAAVGARFVLGRAVDPDVGVNGLSTYSLNPTKNFVLDEQSDVGKTIEMVLQQPLDREKEERLNLLLTAFDGGEPRLSGTMNIYVKVLDANDNAPVFSQKAYKATVIENAAKGTRLTSVSATDSDEGSNSLVTYHISDAVDNSVTDVFVVDSQSGEVTLNGKIDYETCNHYQLDIQARDQGGLSDSCKVFIDVLDVNDHQPAIDIISMSSSISEESKPNTVVAMIKVNDPDSGANGQVHCTISDNIPFAVNTPSDNFFSLRTEQELDREREAEYNITMMCSDEGVPPLSSSVSLRLQISDVNDNAPVFERSSYEAFVLENNTPGLSIFKVKARDADSNQNARVSYILEDSTVNGVPVSSYVSVSADSGVINAVRSFDYEQLKDFHFRVIAQDGGSPPLSGNVTVTIAIQDQNDNAPQVLYPVQTGGSLVAEIVPRSADVGYLVTKVVAVDVDSGQNAWLSYKLQKVTDRALFEVGPQNGEIRTVRQVTDKDAVKQKLTVVVEDNGQPCRSAVVNINVAVADSFPEVLSEFTDFTKSKEYNDNLTFYLVLALAAVSFLFITCVVVIISVKMWRQSRIFYKSNLPVIPYYAPGYTDTGVTGTQMYDVCMTTNSRKSDCKYSTLGGRSVLMVDPSFSETMQFSTKENNFLDGQVSPELQKPPNNDWRMPPNQRPGPSGQHRFHTLQQRWTPYEKSRAGPRPEEAGAGAVGGTGPWPNPPTEAEQLQALMAAANANEATATLGPRYNAQYVPDYRQNVYIPGSTATLTANPQQQQMPQQALPPPQALPPTEAPKAAPTPASKKKVTKKDKK